A segment of the Pedobacter faecalis genome:
ACAATGTGTCCGTTTGGAATGTAAGCCACATGCGCTTTTCCGAAAAATGGAAGCATGTGGTGTTCGCACATGGAGAAAACTTCGATGTCTTTGACGACAACCATCTGGCTGTAATCTTCACGGAACATTGCTCCCCTAAGGATCTCAGCCGGATTAAGGTCGTAACCGTGTGTAAGATATTGGAGTGCCTTCGCAACTCGTTCGGGCGTCTTCACAAGTCCCTCCCGATCGGGGTTTTCTCCGAGTTGTTCCAGAATATCTTTATAATGATTAGCAACCGAAGCTATCTTGCCTTCGTTATAACGGTCAATTTTAATGTACCCGTCTTCTTGCTCGTCAAAATGGTCTGTATGACTGTTCATATCGATCTGATTAGCCGAAATACTCAACAAAGTTGTTTTCGGTTTCATGAATTTTGATGGCATGCAACTGCGCGCCTGAATCATTAATTAGGGGTGCCAATATATCCCAGACAGCGATGGCGAGATTTTCAGTCGAAGCAAGCTTTCCCTGCATAAAATCTACGTCCATGTTTAGGTTTTTGTGGTCGATTTTGTCCACTACATGTGCGTTAACGACGTCCTTAAGCCACTTCAGGTCGACTAAAAAGCCAGTTTCAGGATTCACCTCCCCCTTTACTGTTACAAACAGCTGATAATTGTGTCCATGCCAGTTGGGATTAGCGCACTTTCCAAAAACTTCCGTATTTTTATCGTCCGTCCAGTCGGGCCTGGATAATTTGTGAGCCGCGTTAAAGGAAGCTTTCCTCGTTATATATATCATGGTACTTATATTATTTGCAAATATACGCAGAAAGCTTAAAGTAGAAAGGTTTAACGAAAGTTACGCAGTCCCGAAAATGTCATGATCACGATGAAAACGCTTATAATTGCTGCAACGCGGGCTGAAATAGCGCCACTTTATAAACACTTCAAATTAGCGGAGGCGAACTTTGTCCAAACGCCGGCTTTCGACCTTCTGATCAGTGGCGTAGGTATGACAGCGACAGCTTTTGCACTTGGGCAGCGTCTTAACCTCAGCTATAACCTTGTTGTCAACCTGGGCATCGCCGGATGCTTTGACCGATCCATTCCCCTTGGCAGCGTGCTGAACATTATTGCTGATGAATTTTCTGAATTAGGC
Coding sequences within it:
- the folE gene encoding GTP cyclohydrolase I FolE: MNSHTDHFDEQEDGYIKIDRYNEGKIASVANHYKDILEQLGENPDREGLVKTPERVAKALQYLTHGYDLNPAEILRGAMFREDYSQMVVVKDIEVFSMCEHHMLPFFGKAHVAYIPNGHIVGLSKIPRIVDAFARRLQVQERLTNEIRDCIQETLLPAGVAVVIECKHLCMAMRGIQKQNSVTTTSAFTGEFAKDKTRAEFLRLITANLH
- a CDS encoding 6-pyruvoyl trahydropterin synthase family protein, with translation MIYITRKASFNAAHKLSRPDWTDDKNTEVFGKCANPNWHGHNYQLFVTVKGEVNPETGFLVDLKWLKDVVNAHVVDKIDHKNLNMDVDFMQGKLASTENLAIAVWDILAPLINDSGAQLHAIKIHETENNFVEYFG